Genomic segment of Paenibacillus sp. FSL R5-0912:
TCCATCTGGAACTCCCGGGCCAGCTTTAGAATGAATTCCTTATAGCCCGCAAGTCCGAGTTTATGCGTCAGGCGGTTAATCGCCGAATGCGAGGTATAGGTAGATTTGGCGAGCTCCTGTATGGACATCGGCAGTATACTTTCCTTATGGGTCAGGATATGCGCAGCAATGCTTCGTTCGTTGGGGGTAAAATGGTTCATTTCCTTTAATTGCAGCAGCAGCTTCATGACTAAGGCTCACCTCAAGAATTGAATTTCTAAGCTATAACAGGCCCGGCTCTGAACATAATGTTCAAGGATTTATACCGGTAATTACATATGAACGGATAATTGTACCGTTATGCCTGCTAAGTCTTCACGGCGGGTCTTTTTTTTCTATAATTAATGAAAGAGAAGAGGAGGAATTATGATGTTAACACTCGGCTATATCGGCAACGGCAAAAGCACCAACCGCTACCACCTTCCATTTTCCATGAACCGCGATCACTTAAAGGTCAAGACGATCTATGCCCGTACGCTTACGAAAGCGGAATGGCCCAGAGTGCCCGGGATTGAATACACGGACGATCTTGAATCCATAATGAACGACCCGGAGATCCGGCTGATTGTAGTGTGCACCAACACCGATTCCCACTATCATTATGCCAGAATGGCGCTGGATCATGGCAAGCATGTTCTGGTGGAGAAGCCTTTTATGCTGACGGAAGAAGAAGCAGTCTCTATCTTTCAGTATGCCAAAGAGCGGAATCTTGTCATTCAGTGCTACCAGAACAGACGTTATGACTCAGATTTCCTCACCGCACAGCAGGTTATAGAATCCGGTAAGCTTGGAGATCTGCTGGAAGTGGAAATGCACTTTGATTACTATCGTCCCGAGGTTCCGGCTTCAACTCCATTCTCTGTGTACTACAGTTACTTGTATGGACATGGATGTCATACCATTGATCAGGTGCTGTCATACTTCGGCAAACCGGATACCATTCATTACGACGTCCGCCAATTGCTGGGACCGCAGCAGATGAACGATTACTTCGATCTGGATTTCTTCTACCCTTCGCTAAAAGTATCGGTTAAATCCAGCTACTTCCGGCTCAAAGAGCGGCCAAGCTTCGTACTTTATGGTAAAAAAGGTGTGTTCGTCAAGCAGACGAAGGACCGTCAGGAGGAGCATTTGAAGTTATTTTACCTGCCTGAGGGACACAGTGACTTCGGTATTGACCTGCCGGAGCATTATGGTATTCTAACGTATCTCGATGATGAGGGCAAGTACCATGAAGAGAAGGTCACCTCAGCCAAAGGCGATTATGCCAGGGTGTATGACGGGATCTATGATGCCATCGTCCTCGGCACGGATAAATTGATTAAGGATGAAGAGACCATAGGCGTTATGCAGATTCTGGAGCAGGGAATGAAGGGGTGCCGCTAAATGAACCTAGGAATAGCCGGAGCCGGAATGATTGTCAAGGATCTGCTCAGCTTCATCGGAGAGATTCCGGGAATATCACTGACAGCCGTGTTCGCCAGACCCGGCAGGGAAGGCGCTCTGCAGGAGCTGCAGGACCAGTACGGGATAGCCAAGCTCTATACTGATTACAGCGCTATGCTTCAGGATACAGACGTGGATACCATCTATGTAGCACTGCCGAATCATCTGCATTATGCCTTCACGAAGGAGGCGCTGCTTAGCGGCAAGCATGTCATCTGCGAGAAGCCGTTCACGTCTAATCTGGCGGAGTTTCTGGAGCTGAAAGAGATCGCTGAACACAGGGAGCTTATCCTGGTTGAAGCCATCTCGAATCAATATTTGAACAATGTTACGGCGGTGAAGGAGCAGCTGGCTGGTCTCGGTTCCATTAAAATGGTGACGTGCAATTATTCGCAGTATTCTTCCCGTTATGATGCTTTCAAACGCGGTGAGATCCTGCCTGCATTCAATCCGGAGATGTCCGGCGGCGCCTTGATGGACATTAATATCTACAATATCCATCTGGTTGTCGGCTTCTTCGGAAGTCCACAGTACGTGGAATACCGGGCGAACATGGAACGGGGAATCGATACGTCGGGGATGCTGCTGCTGGACTATGGAGATTTCAAATGCGTCTGCATTGGTGCCAAAGACAGCTCAGCTCCTGGTGCAGTGAACATTCAGGGGACGGAAGGGTACATTCAGATCAATGGTTCTGCCAATGGATGCGACTCCTACGATTATGTCCTTAACCGGGAGAAGCCCGTCCGCGTGGATCACAAGGATCACCCCCACCGGATGTATGACGAATTCCTTCACTTCGAACGATTCATCCGAGAGCAAGACAGAAAGACGGCCGCGGAAATGCTCGCACACAGTGAGCGGGTGATGCGGGTTATTGAACAGGCGAAGGCCAGCGCCGGGCTTGTATTTGGATCAGACCGCGGATAATAAAGAGCAGGGCTTCTTCCGGTTGGGGGGAAGCTCTGTTCTTTTGTTTATCTTTTCAGAGGAATGTCACCGGAAATCTCATCAGCAGAGAACTCTTCAAGGCAGAGTGTAATGGAGAAGTGGATTCAACTAACGAAGTAGATAAAACAGCAGGTACCCCGGAATACGTTCCATAGGTGCCAGCTGTTTTATGGCTGTAGACAACAATTTTGGATTTGCGCCGATATTACGAGGGGAATGTTGTATTCTGTGCCACAGAAAGTTGATGAATCAAGGAACAAGCAGGAAATAATTAACTTATTGTCGAATTATCTGATTTGAGCTAATCCAGCGTACAGCCAGGGGCAGCTTACATCCATTGGGGGAAGGAACTAGAACAACTATGAAAAAGATTGTATTACTGCTCACTACACTGTTGCTCATGATCGGACTGGGGCATCCGGGAGGCACCGGACAGGCAGCGGCAGCCGCAGCACCGAAGTACACGGAGATTTCCACATTTGTGGACGGGACACTTATGATCTCGGCATCCAAGTCTGTACTCGTCAATGGTTCGGCTTATGTCCCTGTGAAGCTGCTGAATCAGATTCCCGGCTTTACCGTTGCTACCGCAGCCTCTGTTGTGACAATCACCGGAAGTAAGGGAAGCGCGAAGTTGAACAAGGACAACTCCATATTCTACAAAAACTCCAACTATGTCGCGTTCAAAACACTGCTTAAGCTTGGAGCCATAGACGGCAAGTATGCCACCAGCTCGTATACGCTGTTCATCTGGAGTACGGAAGAAGGCAAAATAAAGAGCAACAGTATGCTCTACGCCATCAGCAAGCTGCCAGGAACAATGGGCCAGGCTGTGGGCAAGAAGGTCTATCTATATGCACATCCCGGCAGCCACTGGGTGACCGATGTTCAATACGCGGATGATACTAATACTTCTACTTTCACCATGCTGAGCGAAGCTGGAATAACCTGGACGCTGGATCTGGACGACAGTGAGACCGACACGTTGTACACGGAAGAGAATCTCTTTGCTTTCAAAGAGAATTTCAACGGTGATTCGGCATGGGCTGTAAATGCAAAGATTCCGGAAAGTCCTTTTAAGAACATGGAGAAGGTTACGGTCAAAGATTTCCGTTCCAGTCCGGGTGATGGCGGTTTAGAGGTACAGATCCGCCGGGCGAACGGTCAGGAAATCTATATCAGTCTAGACACGACCGTTAACCCTGTTGATTACCTTAAGGAGCTATTCTACTTTAAGAATCCTAGAACAGCTTATCCCAGCAGTGATGCCGTATGGGCTGCTATCCGGGATGAGCGGATCATTACCGACATGACGTTTGAACAGGTCTATCTGTCATGGGGAGAGCCCGACAGCTATAACGAAGATTTGGGATATATCGTATACGGCCATCAATATCTGTATTTCGTCAATAACAAGCTGAAATATTATTATGAACTGTAGATGATTGTGCCTAAGTCATTTGTAAATGGTACTTCACTGAAAAAGCCTCACCGTTGAGGCTTTTTCTTTTGGAATACAATACTAAGAATTCTGCAGGGACTGGTTAATTTTAAATTTCAACCTTTGTTCATACCCATGAATATAGTTGAGGCCTGAGTGAGTTAACTCACCTGAATTAGCATAACCTGCTTCGTGAATATGGGTCAGGGTAATATTGAAATCTCTTTCGTTCATCCCTATTTGATTGAAGCGGGGTTCCTTCTCTTCTTCAAGCAACTTCAGAATCTGATATACCGGGTCCGTACGTAGCAATTCATTCAGCTTCCTTCCTGTAAGCAATATGGCTTTAGCATATGCACAAGGAGGGATGTTGGTGACAGTGATTACAAGGACTATTTCGTTTCATGCTCAATAATTTTCTTGTATAATGAATTCACTGGCTCTGGACAAGCTATTGAAAATATTCATAATCGTACACTGTAGGAGGACAATATGCAGCTAATTCAGCCTAAAGACATCCAAACTCAAATCGACCGTTTCACCGGTCAGGATCTTTATATACACCTGGAGCTCACAACAGGCGCTTACGCGAGTCACATTGACAGTTCGCGTCCGCCGGGATCGGCGTTCATCAGTAATGCACTTATCCGCTACACGCACGGTTCGATTTCGGGAACGGGTCCTTACCGGGTTGGCCTGAAGACAGAACAGGGCTGGATTTATGCGGAAGGACTTACCCATGTGGATGAGAACGAAACCGAGCGGCTGATCCTGGCCGGACATGATAGTCAAGGCAAGCTGATTGTGGCATTGCAGCTTAGCCGGAACCCTTTTTAATGCAAATGGAGGATCAAGCAAACATGAATAGGAGACCTATGGACAATAAGAAGATCTTAGTTGTACTTCCCCATCCCGATGATGAGGCGTACTTTGTATCCGGAACCTTGGCTAGGTACATTGAAGAAGGTGCTGAGGTTACTTATGCTTGTCTGACACTCGGCGAGATGGGCCGCAACATGGGGGTTCCGTTAATCGCGAACCGGGTTACCCTGCCTGTGATCCGTAAGGAGGAGCTCGCTGCGTCCTGTCAGGCAATAGGTATTCAAGACTTAAGAATGCTCGGCTTCCATGATAAAATGATCGAGTTCGAAGACCCGAATCTGCTGGACAGTCAGATTATGAAGCTGATTCAGGAACTGGCTCCGTCGCTCGTCATTACCTTTTATCCGGGGTACAGCGTTCATCCTGATCATGATGCCACCGGAGCTGCTGTTATTCGCACCATTGCCCGGTTACCTCTGACAGAAAGGCCAGTTGTACATTGCTCCGCTTTCTCTAACAATCATGAGAAGATGATCGGTAAGGCAGATGTAAATATAGATGTGACCTCATTCCTCGCTGTGAAGATTAAGTCTATTCTATCGCATAGCTCCCAGTTCCAGGAGGACAAGCTTCTTGGCGGCCGTGAAATAACAGATGCTGTAATCCGCAGCAAGTTCGGCACCGAACGCTTCTGGACTTACCGGTTCGGGGATGTCACTGCAGCAAAACCGAGAGGAGAAATGCTGTGTGCGCAGACATAAGTGCTACGTACATAGAACAGTGATCCGTTACTGAACCGGATTATATTGCAGGTAATCTCGAAGCTGCTGTGAATTATGTGATGAATTTAGCTCGATAGGAGTGTTGCAGATGACGGAACAACAAGTGTACGTCCGGTTCCCTGAGGATACAGATGCCGGTGAGCTTACAGCGATGTACAAGCGCAACCGGGAGTTTTTTGAGAAGCATTCGCCTGAAGTTTCTGATGAGTTCTATACAGAAGAATACCAGCGCGACAAGATTGCACAGTATAAGGAAGACAGGGCAGAGGACGAAAGATACGATTTCCTGGTATGTCATAAGGCAGATGACCGGATTATCGGCACCGTAGGGTTGTCTTTTGTTGTGCGGGGACCGCTGCAGAGCTGCATGATCGGGTACAGCCTGGATAAGGATTATAACGGAAAAGGCTACATGACGGAGGCTGTGAAGCAAGTAGTACACTATGCCTTCGAGGAGCTGAAGTTCCACCGGATCACAGGGGAAGCTTCCCCCGCAAATCCCGGATCAATCCGTGTCCTGGAGAATGCCGGGTTCCACAAGGAAGGAATTGCCCAGCGCAACGTGAAAATCAGGGGAGTATGGGAGGATCATCAGATTCTGGCGATTCTCAATCCGTCAGATCTTATCTAACAGAAGCAATGCAGTCATAGCATTCATATTCTTAATTTCGGAGGTTCATTAATGAGTCAGCGTTTGCGTATCACCCGTTCAATGCAGGAAGGTAATGCAGAGCAAGCCATTACTTTGGAAGAGTGCACACAGTATTTTGCAGACAAACCCGATTTCTCGTACTCACACGTCTTAACCGTAAAAGGACCCGAGAGCACGATGTCCATTGAAGGTGACTTTTTCATGTGGAGCTATGAGGGGATGGAATTCCCTTTCCGGTTGTACATGGGGGATTTGTACGTAGCCCTTTCAACAGAAGCCATCGTTCCAGTAATGCTTGAGGTTGCCACCGCCCTGCGGGCTGACGTGGTTGAAGGGTAGCTGAGGGAAAGTTCAGGTTAATCTGTTTATTACACATTAAGTAACCCCTGGTGATGTTATATTTGTCCAATGAGTATGGCACATTTAGGGGGCAATAGAATGAATAATATTAGGATTAGATTAAATCCGCTGCACGAGATGTTAACCGATTTTGTTGAGAATAGACCGTTTACGGGATTAGCTATAGGCATTGTTAAAGATAACGAGGTTATCTTCACAGGTGAGTATGGAACAGCCAATGTGGCGACAGGTGAGCCTGTGGCTAGCAGCACTTTGTTTCATCAAGCCTCCGTCTCCAAAACATCCGTAGTTACGGCGGTTATGCAGCTGGTGGAACGCGGACAGGTAGAGCTGGATTCGCCCGTCACGAACTATCTTCCGTATTTCAAAATGGAGGATGAACGTTATCTTCAGGTTACAGTAGGACAGCTGCTCAACCATACCTCCGGCATGCCGGATGAAGAGGATTATGCCTGGGACCGGCCTGAATACGATGAAGAGAGTCTCGAACGGTACGTGAAAAGCGTCAGCCGTCACAAGCTGCTGAGCGAACCCGGCACTCAATTTGCTTATAGTAATATCGCTTATGAGATTCTGGGGGATTTGATCGCCAAGGTCAGTGGGCTGAGCTTTGAGCAGTATATGTATGAGCATATTCTTGAACCGGCGGGGATGACATCCAGTTCATTTCTGAAGCAGGAGGTGGAAGCGGCTCTAGCTGCTCCTCATGTGCTGAGGAATTCAACAGGGTACGGCCCCGGCGTAAGTGAGGTGTTTCCATACAACAGGGCGCATGCTCCCAGTTCCACGCTGTATACCAACGCCCAAGATATGAGCCAATATATGCTGATGCAGCTGGGTCAGGGGAAGGCAAAGGACCGGTATAACGCTTTACAGCCCGGCAGCTATGATCAGATGTGGAATCCTACTATGGCTACAGGCTGGGACCCTGAACATGGGCATGTCGGGCTGGGCTGGTTCCTGGGTGAGTATAAGGGCTCCCGGATTCTCTCGCATTCCGGATGGGATACCGGCTTTCTGAGTGACCTGATTCTGTTCCCGGATGATCATATCGGCATCTCTATAATGACCAACTGTGACTATGTATGGCTGGGCAGCGTAACCTACCCAATCCTTGATCTGCTGCTGGGTTCAGATATTAGTCAGCTCAAGCAGTCGATGGCACATCGCGTTGCCAAGGTTGCTGTAACCAATGGAGTCGATAAGGCACTTGATGAATACCAGCGTATCAATAGTTTGGAGCAAAATAAATATTATTATGTTGATTTTGAATTTGTGCGCGTCTCCGATACTTTAAGCTGGAGGGGCCACCGTGAAGAAGCTATCCGCGTTCTTACCTGTGCCGCCGCAATCTTCCCTGATAGTGAATCTGTTTCAGGAAGATTGAAGGGGCTTATGGCAGAAGCATAGACGTTTTGCAGATACTTAATAAGAACCTATCAAGGCTCCGCCGACAGTCAGAAGGACTGCGGAGGAGCCTTTTTATAAGATTCTATAGTTGCTGCACTGAATCCATACGCCGCCAGCCCATGTACACCAGAGACAGAGCAACAACGGTGAGGATGATCCCCAGTACCCGGAATCCACCGAAGCTGAACTGATTCCCCATCACGATGCCGATCAGCAACGAAGAGAGGATGGTCCCGAAGTATCTGGACGTACTGAATAATCCGGAGGATACGCCGATAATGTCTTTGGGGGAACTGTTGAACAAGGCGGCTTGCATCGCGACATTGTTCAATCCGTTACTGATTCCGAAGGCCGCCAGAGCGAGGCATATGCTGATCAACGGAGATGACGGATTAAACATCACGATCCATACTGATCCGAGTGTCATAAGGATTGCGGATACTACCATGGCGGGCCTTGGACCTGACACATCAATCCATTTCCCAGCCAGCGGAGAGACAACCAGTGAGCATAAACCCAGACTTAACATAAGAATTCCCGTGTGGAACTCGCTGACATGACGAACCAGCTGCAGGTAAGACGGCAAGCCGAAAAAGACAGAATAAAACAGAAGATTAACCAGCATGAACTGGAGATTGACCCAGGTCAGCGCCGGATAGCTCGCGAAAGTCCGCAGCGGAATAAAAGGTGACTTTGCGCTGAGCTCATGCCGCACGAAGAATGCAAGTAGAACAAGTCCGGCAAGTCCGGCTATAACATTGAATAAGGAGACATGTCCGGAGGATTTGGCAGACAGCAGTTGAGCTAGCAGGGCAACCAGACCTACAGAGAATAGCAGAATACCAGCTACATCCATACGGTTCATCCATTTGCGTACAGACAGCTTATTGGCAGCGGCCGCCAGCGGCTGGTCCTTCGGAATAGTCCTCCAGGCTAACACAAAGCTTGCCGTCACAAAGGGAACGTTGATGAAGAAGATGGACGACCAGCCCCATAAGTGAATCAGTACCCCTCCGATAAAAGGCCCAATGGCTGCGGCTCCCGATGTGAACATAGACAGAACAGACAGTGCGGTAGCCTGCTTCTCCGTAATATGCACCCGTACAATAGCCATTCCTACCGCCACCACCATACTGGTTCCAACGGATTGAACAATCCGGAATACGATCAGCCACCCGAAGCCCGGGGCCAAAGGAGCTAATATAGAAGCAACGAAGACAATAACCAGCCCGGTAAGAAAGATGGTCCTGCGTCCGAATATATCACTGGCTTTGCCCATGACAGGTTGAGCAACCGCGCTGGCAATATAGAATGAGAAGATAATCCAGGAGACTACGGTGTAATCAAGCTGAAACTGATGCTGTAATCGTGGTATAGCCACAGAAACCATCGAAGAGTTGAGCGGGTTTAGCAGGATTCCCAGCCCGACGGATATCATTAACCACCAGCTGCGGGTATTCATTGTAATTTCCCCCTATCATTGCGTTAGGGATATCGTACTTGAATTGGATTATTTACTCCAACGCATTTTATGTTATGATTTCATAGACTTGAGGGAATGAATGGAGGCGGGTTATGGAACTTCTTCAATTGCAATATTTCATCGCAGTGGCCCGTTTAGAGCATATGACCGAGGCTGCGCTTACGTTGCATGTGACTCAGTCCTCACTCAGCAAGACCATCCAGCGCCTGGAAGAGGATCTTGGGGTTCCCCTGTTTGACCGGACCGGGAGGAAGCTGCGCTTAAATGAGTCCGGCAGCAGATTCCTTCCGCGTGCGGAGAAAGCCTTGTTTGAATTGGAACAGGGGAGGCAGGAGCTTAGAGATCTGTCCAGCCTGGAGCCGGATACACTTGAATTAGCCGTCACCACCGCAAGCACATTGCCTAATATCCTCCGGGAATTCCGCAAAAAGCTGCCGGCTGTCCATTTTCACGTACAAATGCTGTCCATGCAGGAGATGATTACCCTTCTTCGAAGGGGAGAGGTCGATTTCTGTTTGTCCTCACCTCCGGTATGGGGAGAAGAGATGGAGTGTCAAATCGTCTGCACCGACCCTATCTATGTTGCCGTTCCAGCGGGGCACCGTTTGGCAGGCCGCCAGAGCGTATCCCTAATAGAGCTCAAGGATGAATGGTTTGCCGGTGTCACAAGAGGCTACGGGATTCGTGATTTGGTGGACTCCGTATGCCAATCCGCAGGATTTACCCCAAAGTATGTGTATGAAGGGGATGAACCGGCAAGGCTCGTCGCCCTGGTGGAAGCCGGAATCGGCTTAGCCTTCATACCCGGCACGGCCAAGAATGCCCAGGATAATATAGTGTTGATCCCTGTTGAGGATCAGGGCCTGGTCAGGGAAATCGCCTTGTTATGGCATAAGAGCCGCTACATTTCACAGGCTGGACGGATATTCCGTGACGTCGTTATTGAATATTTTGATGGAAACAATGAAGAATGAAGGGGGCTGTGAGCCATGGATATTAATCAAGCTGAACATAAGCGCGTGCTAGTTGTATTTCCGCATCCCGATGATGAAGCCTTCGCTGCTGCAGGGACCCTGGCAAAGTACATAGACAGTGGTGCCGGGGTGACCTATGCCTGTCTGACCTTAGGGGAGATGGGACGGAACATGGGAATCCCGCCATTCGCGAACCGGGTTACTTTGCCGGAGATCCGCAAGGAAGAATTGATAGCCTCCTGCCGTGCGATTGGCATACAAGATTTAAGAATGCTTGGTTTCCACGATAAAATGATCGAATTCGAAGACCCGCAGCTCCTGGATAATACACTGCTGGTACTGCTCGAGGAATTGACCCCGTCACTCGTCATTACCTTTTATCCCGGCTATAGTGTCCATCCCGATCACGATGCCACCGGAGCCGCTGTCATCCGGGCGGTCGGCAGGCTCCCGTCTGCGAAGCGGCCAATAGTTCACTGCATTGCGTTCTCCAGCAACCATGAGCAGATGATCGGCCCGGCGGATGTGAACGTAGACGTGACTGCATTCCTAGCGAAGAAAATGGCCTCGATTCAGGCCCACCGTTCGCAATATCAAGCGGCGGAGCTTGTGGGAAGCCGGGAGCTGACTGCGGAGGAGATTCAAACCCGGTTCGGACGGGAATCCTTTTGGACCTACCGGATGGAATAAGTGCTACAATAATAATGTTAATGCACTAAGGCGTCGGGAGGGCAGGCCATGAACAAAGAAGAACAGGTCCTGATGAATTTCAGGGATTTATTTAACAAGCTGAGCTGGCTGAATAAATCCAAGATGGAAGAGAGTCTTAAGGGGTACAAGCCCTCTGAGGTACATTGCATCGAATATATCGGGCAAAATGCGGATTCCAACGTGACCATACTTGCGGAGCATTTTTATATGACTAGAAGTGCTATAAGCAAAATAACCAAGAAGCTCATGGAAAAGGGCTATATCGAAAGCTACCAGAAGCCGGATAATAAGAAAGAAATCTATTTCAGGCTTACGAAGCAAGGGGAAGCGGTCAGCAAAGTCCATGAGGAGCTGCACCAGGAATTCCGCGAGCGGGATAAAGCTGTATTCGAGCAGGTAACAGAGGAGCAATATGACAACATGCTTGGCTTCATTGAGAAGTATAGCAGGCATTTGGATGCAGAAATCACAAAACTCGGTACAGATTTGAAACCGGAATGAATTGAATACTGATAATGAAACCTCAGGCAGCCGGGCTCTTTCGAGAACGGTTGTCTTTTTACTGCATTTTTGTTGACGAGGAAACAAAAATGCAGTAGGATGATTATGTTTCCTAGGAAACATAATCATGACGTTTGAGGGGAGAATTACATGTTCAAATCCAGATCACACTCTACAAAGAACACAGAACAAACCGTAGACAGACACGCTTTAATCTTCGGCCTTATCTCTGTATTTCTGTGCGGAATAGGCTTCACTATCATAGCGCCTGTCGTTCCATTCTTAGTGCAGCCGTATACCGATAATCCGGGCGAACAAGCGGTAATGGTTACGCTGCTGACCTCCGTTTATGCATTTTGCGTATTTTTTGCGGCCCCGGTACTTGGAGCACTAAGCGACAAATACGGCCGCCGTCCATTGCTCTTAATATGCCTGTTAGGTTCTGCGATCGGGTACTTTATTTTTGGTATAGGAGGAGCCCTGTGGGTACTGTTCGCCGGTCGGATCATAGAAGGTATAACAGGCGGGAGCATCAGCACGATCTTTGCCTATTTTGCAGACATTATTCCACCGGAGCAAAGAACCAAATACTTTGGCTGGGTGAGTGCGGTCGTAGGTGCAGGCACCATCATTGGCCCGAGTGTAGGCGGATTACTTGCCAAGTTTGGCTATGCTGTACCGATGTATTTTGGAGCGGCCATTACTTTATTGAATGTTATCTACGGATTCTTCTACATGCCGGAGAGTCTGAGCAAGAATAATAGACTGCAAGAGATTACCTTTGTTAGACTGAATCCATTCTCACAGCTGGCCAGTCTGCTCTCCATGAAAAACTTGAACAGGCTGCTTATTTCCGCCTTCCTGCTCTGGATACCTAATGGATCTATGCAGGCTGTGTTCTCACAATTCACAATGGATTCCTTCAGCTGGAAACCGGCAATCATCGGACTAATGTTCTCCATTATGGGTTTTCAGGATATCCTGTCGCAAGGCTTCATCATGCCCAAGCTTCTGAAGAAATTAAGTGATCAGCAGATCGCCGTACTTGGAATGGTCTCGGAGATTATAGGCTATGGGTTCATTGCCGTCTCGTCACTCTTAGCGTTCTATCCGCTTTTCATCGTTGGAATGTTCATCTTCGGCTTTGGTGATTCGATCTTCGGGCCTTCGTTCAACGGGATGCTATCCAAGTCTGTCGATTCGAGTGAACAAGGGAGGATTCAAGGCGGCAGCCAATCGATTCAGGCGTTGGCCAGGATGATCGGGCCTCTCATTGGGGGGCAAATCTATGTATCGCTTGGTCATTCTGCGCCTGCTGTTATGGGGATCATCCTAATCGCAGCGGCAATACCGGTTCTATACAAGAGAACGCATGTAACAATGTAAAATGTCTTGCAGCCCCGCCAATCAGTGGGGCTCTTGTTCTTCCTATATAATTATGGTATAACTTATTATAAGTCATTTAATAAGTGGTGATTGAGGTGCAGGTCGGCCGATTACTCTACAAGAAAAGGCAGGAACAAACAATGAACCAGAAAGAAAGAATGCTTGCAGGTCTCCCTTATAAAGCTTGGCTGGATGGATTAACGGAAGAGAGAACAGCTGCCAGACTGATGGTCCATCAGTTCAATCTGCTCCGTCCTGATGAAGAAGAGGAGAGAGCAGCACTGATCCGGAAGATTATCGGCAAGACAGGAGAGGTAATTCATATCGAAGCGCCCTTCCACTGCGATTATGGAACCAACATCTCTGTGGGGAATAATTTCTATGCTAATTTCAACTGTACTATTCTTGATGTCGGCAGAGTCGTCATCGGTGATAATGTCATGTTTGCTCCGAATGTATCGCTCTATACCGCAGGACATCCCGTCCATCCCGATTCCCGGAATTCAGGCTATGAATATGGGATCGCTATAACGATCGGCAATAATGTCTGGATCGGCGGCAACGTGATCGTGAATCCGGGCGTAACCATAGGTAACAATGTAGTGATCGGGGCTGGCAGCGTGGTGACCAAGGACATTCCCGATAACGTGATAGCAGTAGGCAGCCCATGCAGAATTATCCGTGAGATCACCGAGGAAGACCGGAAATTTTATTATAAGGATAGAGAATTTGATGTTACGGATTACTAAATAAGCACATAGGTAGCTCTCAGCGGTCCATGCACACCCACCACGAGTTTCATTTCGATATCGGCGGAATTGGAGGGGCC
This window contains:
- a CDS encoding Gfo/Idh/MocA family oxidoreductase produces the protein MLTLGYIGNGKSTNRYHLPFSMNRDHLKVKTIYARTLTKAEWPRVPGIEYTDDLESIMNDPEIRLIVVCTNTDSHYHYARMALDHGKHVLVEKPFMLTEEEAVSIFQYAKERNLVIQCYQNRRYDSDFLTAQQVIESGKLGDLLEVEMHFDYYRPEVPASTPFSVYYSYLYGHGCHTIDQVLSYFGKPDTIHYDVRQLLGPQQMNDYFDLDFFYPSLKVSVKSSYFRLKERPSFVLYGKKGVFVKQTKDRQEEHLKLFYLPEGHSDFGIDLPEHYGILTYLDDEGKYHEEKVTSAKGDYARVYDGIYDAIVLGTDKLIKDEETIGVMQILEQGMKGCR
- a CDS encoding Gfo/Idh/MocA family protein, whose product is MNLGIAGAGMIVKDLLSFIGEIPGISLTAVFARPGREGALQELQDQYGIAKLYTDYSAMLQDTDVDTIYVALPNHLHYAFTKEALLSGKHVICEKPFTSNLAEFLELKEIAEHRELILVEAISNQYLNNVTAVKEQLAGLGSIKMVTCNYSQYSSRYDAFKRGEILPAFNPEMSGGALMDINIYNIHLVVGFFGSPQYVEYRANMERGIDTSGMLLLDYGDFKCVCIGAKDSSAPGAVNIQGTEGYIQINGSANGCDSYDYVLNREKPVRVDHKDHPHRMYDEFLHFERFIREQDRKTAAEMLAHSERVMRVIEQAKASAGLVFGSDRG
- a CDS encoding YojF family protein; translated protein: MQLIQPKDIQTQIDRFTGQDLYIHLELTTGAYASHIDSSRPPGSAFISNALIRYTHGSISGTGPYRVGLKTEQGWIYAEGLTHVDENETERLILAGHDSQGKLIVALQLSRNPF
- the bshB2 gene encoding bacillithiol biosynthesis deacetylase BshB2; the protein is MNRRPMDNKKILVVLPHPDDEAYFVSGTLARYIEEGAEVTYACLTLGEMGRNMGVPLIANRVTLPVIRKEELAASCQAIGIQDLRMLGFHDKMIEFEDPNLLDSQIMKLIQELAPSLVITFYPGYSVHPDHDATGAAVIRTIARLPLTERPVVHCSAFSNNHEKMIGKADVNIDVTSFLAVKIKSILSHSSQFQEDKLLGGREITDAVIRSKFGTERFWTYRFGDVTAAKPRGEMLCAQT
- a CDS encoding GNAT family N-acetyltransferase, translated to MTEQQVYVRFPEDTDAGELTAMYKRNREFFEKHSPEVSDEFYTEEYQRDKIAQYKEDRAEDERYDFLVCHKADDRIIGTVGLSFVVRGPLQSCMIGYSLDKDYNGKGYMTEAVKQVVHYAFEELKFHRITGEASPANPGSIRVLENAGFHKEGIAQRNVKIRGVWEDHQILAILNPSDLI
- a CDS encoding serine hydrolase domain-containing protein, which gives rise to MNNIRIRLNPLHEMLTDFVENRPFTGLAIGIVKDNEVIFTGEYGTANVATGEPVASSTLFHQASVSKTSVVTAVMQLVERGQVELDSPVTNYLPYFKMEDERYLQVTVGQLLNHTSGMPDEEDYAWDRPEYDEESLERYVKSVSRHKLLSEPGTQFAYSNIAYEILGDLIAKVSGLSFEQYMYEHILEPAGMTSSSFLKQEVEAALAAPHVLRNSTGYGPGVSEVFPYNRAHAPSSTLYTNAQDMSQYMLMQLGQGKAKDRYNALQPGSYDQMWNPTMATGWDPEHGHVGLGWFLGEYKGSRILSHSGWDTGFLSDLILFPDDHIGISIMTNCDYVWLGSVTYPILDLLLGSDISQLKQSMAHRVAKVAVTNGVDKALDEYQRINSLEQNKYYYVDFEFVRVSDTLSWRGHREEAIRVLTCAAAIFPDSESVSGRLKGLMAEA